The following proteins are co-located in the Microvirga ossetica genome:
- a CDS encoding protein-glutamate methylesterase/protein-glutamine glutaminase has protein sequence MIRLLIVDDSPLMRRLLGGVFTAEGDFEIALARNGVEALEQLQAFRPDVVTLDVNMPEMDGLACLDRIMLEHPCPVVMVSSLTEAGASVTLAALELGAVDFITKPDGAISLEMDTLAPRLVETVRAASRARLPSSLRLAERVRLRSGLGQPASAPAPRRAPASPANRRIKAASARGLVLIGVSTGGPPALDTVLSRLPADFPWPIVVAQHMPGSFTGPLARRLDKLCALNVTEAVLPTPLTPGHVYIGKGDADVIVSVRPDGPIVMAAPSLPEHRWHPSVDRLVESAMQHFAPEHVVGVLMTGMGSDGAEAMARLKGQGGRTIAEAEESAVVWGMPGELVRRGGAQVVAPLEQIADRIMDMVERS, from the coding sequence GTGATCCGGCTGCTCATCGTCGACGATTCTCCCCTGATGCGACGCCTCCTCGGCGGCGTGTTCACAGCCGAGGGCGATTTCGAGATCGCCCTTGCCCGCAACGGCGTCGAGGCACTGGAGCAATTGCAGGCCTTCAGGCCGGACGTGGTCACGCTCGACGTGAACATGCCCGAGATGGATGGTCTCGCCTGTCTCGACAGGATCATGCTGGAGCACCCGTGCCCGGTGGTGATGGTCTCCTCTCTCACGGAGGCAGGTGCGAGCGTCACCCTGGCGGCGCTCGAGCTTGGAGCCGTCGATTTCATCACGAAACCCGACGGAGCCATTTCGCTCGAAATGGACACCCTTGCTCCCAGGCTTGTCGAAACCGTGCGCGCCGCATCGCGGGCACGCTTGCCCAGCAGCCTGAGGCTGGCTGAACGGGTGCGGCTGCGCAGCGGTTTGGGGCAGCCTGCATCTGCTCCGGCACCGCGGCGTGCGCCTGCCTCGCCAGCGAATCGCCGGATCAAGGCTGCGTCGGCCCGTGGTCTCGTGCTGATCGGGGTCTCCACCGGAGGACCGCCGGCGCTGGATACCGTGCTGTCCCGGCTGCCTGCCGACTTTCCGTGGCCCATCGTTGTCGCACAGCACATGCCTGGCTCGTTCACCGGTCCCTTGGCACGCCGGCTCGACAAGCTGTGCGCTCTCAACGTGACGGAAGCAGTCCTGCCGACGCCGCTTACCCCGGGCCATGTCTATATCGGCAAGGGGGACGCGGACGTCATCGTCAGCGTTCGACCGGACGGGCCTATCGTCATGGCTGCTCCCTCGCTGCCGGAGCACCGCTGGCATCCGAGCGTCGACCGGCTGGTGGAGAGCGCCATGCAGCATTTTGCGCCCGAACACGTGGTAGGGGTGCTGATGACCGGGATGGGCAGCGACGGAGCCGAGGCCATGGCACGGCTGAAAGGGCAGGGCGGCCGCACCATCGCCGAAGCGGAAGAGAGCGCCGTGGTGTGGGGCATGCCCGGAGAGCTCGTTCGACGCGGCGGCGCGCAGGTGGTCGCTCCCCTGGAGCAGATTGCCGACCGGATCATGGACATGGTGGAGCGTTCATGA
- a CDS encoding CheR family methyltransferase → MSRPRKAQALAADEIRRLCQFLHRRTGMLFGESKRYYIERRIADRMAATGTRNFNAYFAHVDSNQGEVEQLINIFTVNETYFYREEHQLRCLSRSLLPGIVQGKTPGDLVRIWSVPCSTGEEPYSIAIWLLENWPMVDAYHIEIVGSDIDTQVLLEAQAGNYGERALSRLPPDVVERYFDPGQDGQRRLIQDLRESVKFTSANLVDAVSVAAQGQFDVIFCRNVLIYFDDSSRLLAVNNLYDSLHPGGYICLGHTESMTRISKRFDLRRFEDAIVYQRPGRNRDG, encoded by the coding sequence ATGAGCAGGCCGCGCAAAGCACAGGCGCTCGCGGCGGACGAGATCCGCCGCCTTTGTCAATTTCTCCACCGCCGTACCGGCATGCTCTTCGGCGAAAGCAAGCGCTACTACATCGAAAGGCGCATCGCTGACCGCATGGCAGCAACGGGGACGCGCAACTTCAATGCCTATTTCGCGCACGTCGATTCCAATCAGGGCGAAGTCGAGCAGCTGATCAATATCTTTACGGTGAACGAAACTTACTTCTACCGTGAGGAGCATCAGCTGCGCTGCCTGAGTCGCTCACTTCTGCCGGGGATCGTGCAGGGCAAAACGCCGGGCGATCTCGTGCGGATCTGGTCCGTGCCCTGTTCGACGGGAGAGGAGCCCTATTCCATCGCCATTTGGCTGCTCGAGAACTGGCCCATGGTCGACGCCTACCACATCGAGATCGTCGGCTCGGATATCGACACGCAGGTTCTGCTCGAGGCTCAGGCGGGGAACTATGGAGAACGGGCCCTTTCGCGTTTGCCTCCGGACGTGGTCGAGCGCTATTTCGATCCCGGTCAGGACGGTCAGCGAAGGCTGATCCAGGATTTGCGTGAATCGGTGAAGTTCACATCTGCCAATCTCGTTGACGCTGTATCCGTCGCTGCGCAAGGACAGTTCGACGTCATCTTCTGCCGCAACGTCCTCATCTATTTCGACGATTCCTCGCGTCTCCTGGCCGTGAACAATCTCTACGACTCCCTGCACCCGGGAGGCTACATCTGTCTCGGCCATACCGAGTCGATGACCCGGATCTCGAAGCGGTTCGACCTTCGCCGCTTCGAGGACGCGATCGTCTATCAACGGCCGGGGAGGAACCGCGATGGATGA